The Fusarium oxysporum Fo47 chromosome II, complete sequence genome includes a region encoding these proteins:
- a CDS encoding ribosome-assembly protein 3-domain-containing protein produces MSSKPTNQSSPEFTSYYLQRATQELSEDLDKVRNAEDFKADSIPFLVHALQQGADLFSPEDQKRVVAAPKAKDGDA; encoded by the coding sequence ATGTCTTCAAAGCCTACCAACCAGTCCTCTCCGGAGTTTACCTCCTACTACCTTCAACGCGCAACACAAGAGCTCTCAGAGGACCTTGACAAAGTTCGCAACGCGGAGGACTTCAAGGCCGATTCCATCCCTTTCCTTGTTCACGCTCTGCAACAGGGTGCGGACCTTTTCTCTCCTGAGGACCAGAAGAGAGTGGTTGCTGCACCAAAGGCCAAGGACGGGGATGCATGA
- a CDS encoding mitochondrial carrier domain-containing protein — protein MSADFWAGYLSGAVGIIIGNPLDVIKVRLQAQHTSPVTNPPVGSIPTGTTAAASTINQSASFSTRYLGSYASLVTGTAAPILGYGALNALLFVSYNRTEAALNSVFSTSGNLWNTWLAGAVGGLATWVVSTPTELIKCRAQLASSPTSSWAITKDIWKKEGARGLYFGGTVTAIRDSVGYGFYFWSYELTTRWLATEQGEETSFQHEAAKVLLCGGLAGVATWASIFPLDVIKTRVQAQTLGGQAETTPLLQPNVASQTKRAGAIQVAREAYREGGSRVFFRGLTVCSVRAFIVNAVQWAVYEWVMFELGHGRKKTVANEPRVEMVQT, from the coding sequence ATGTCGGCTGATTTCTGGGCTGGCTATCTCAGTGGTGCTGTTGGAATCATAATCGGAAATCCTCTTGATGTGATCAAAGTTCGACTTCAAGCACAACATACCAGTCCAGTGACGAACCCGCCTGTTGGTTCGATCCCTAcaggaacaacagcagcGGCTTCAACCATCAACCAGAGTGCATCTTTCAGCACGCGGTACCTCGGATCATACGCCTCCTTGGTGACTGGAACTGCAGCACCAATTCTCGGTTACGGTGCGCTGAACGCCTTACTCTTTGTTTCTTATAACCGAACCGAGGCGGCATTAAATAGCGTATTCTCAACATCTGGAAACTTGTGGAATACCTGGCTTGCTGGGGCGGTGGGCGGTCTTGCAACTTGGGTCGTTAGCACCCCCACCGAACTGATCAAGTGCAGGGCGCAGCTGGCATcctctccaacctcaagctGGGCTATCACCAAGGATATCTGGAAAAAAGAAGGTGCTCGAGGTCTTTACTTCGGCGGAACTGTGACTGCTATCCGGGACAGCGTTGGTTATGGCTTTTACTTCTGGTCCTACGAGCTGACTACTCGTTGGCTGGCTACGGAACAGGGCGAAGAAACCTCTTTCCAACACGAGGCCGCCAAAGTTCTCCTCTGCGGAGGACTAGCTGGTGTCGCAACTTGGGCGAGCATATTTCCACTCGATGTTATCAAGACTAGGGTTCAGGCACAGACCCTTGGCGGACAAGCAGAAACAACACCCCTTCTGCAACCCAACGTAGCGTCACAAACCAAACGGGCTGGCGCAATACAGGTCGCACGTGAGGCGTACCGGGAGGGAGGCTCTCGTGTTTTCTTTAGAGGGTTGACTGTCTGTAGCGTGCGAGCTTTCATAGTGAATGCTGTCCAGTGGGCGGTTTACGAATGGGTCATGTTCGAACTCGGGCATGGACGGAAGAAGACAGTGGCCAACGAGCCTAGGGTAGAGATGGTACAAACATGA
- a CDS encoding beta-lactamase-like protein yields the protein MTTASSLSTSETGLKVSTVYRTPGPTLRHPGSGPLPTSTDSFAHTGLWSSTLNITNNWSTMATQLIALPAVERLSPTVTRILGGNPGKFTLQGTNTYLLGTGRRRLLIDTGEGRNAWISSIRETLQQENAIIDTALITHWHHDHTGGIKDLLSISPQTRIFKHTPEEGQHEIRHGQRFQVDGATLTAAYTPGHTKDHMVFVLEEEDAMFTADNVLGQGTAVFEDMVTYLRSLEEMKPLFKGRAYPGHGPVIENGPAKIAEYIAHRKQREDQVIQTLKTGPGEVETQESALWSAWTATDLVEVIYRDVPQNLHPAARGGVLQILGKLESEGRVAHDGDEWKLLADGRASL from the exons ATGACGACAGCCAGCTCCCTGTCTACCTCTG AAACGGGGCTCAAAGTCTCCACTGTCTACCGAACCCCCGGCCCGACTTTGCGGCATCCCGGCTCCGGACCCCTCCCGACCAGCACCGATAGTTTCGCCCATACGGGTCTCTGGTCCTCCACCTTGAATATTACCAACAACTGGAGTACCATGGCGACTCAACTCATTGCTCTGCCAGCTGTAGAGCGTCTCAGTCCTACAGTCACCCGCATTTTGGGCGGCAATCCAGGCAAATTCACTCTTCAAGGCACAAACACATATCTTCTCGGTACAGGTCGTCGCCGGCTTCTCATCGACACTGGCGAGGGTCGCAATGCTTGGATCTCATCTATCCGCGAGACTCTACAGCAGGAGAATGCGATTATAGACACCGCGCTCATCACGCACTGGCATCATGATCATACAGGTGGTATCAAGGATCTCTTGAGCATCTCACCACAGACGAGAATCTTCAAGCACACTCCGGAGGAAGGGCAGCATGAAATTAGGCACGGGCAGCGCTTCCAAGTCGACGGCGCTACATTGACAGCAGCGTATACGCCAGGACATACAAAGGATCATATGGTGTTCGTtctcgaggaagaagacgcaATGTTCACAGCCGACAACGTCCTTGGTCAAGGGACTGCGGTATTTGAGGACATGGTCACATATCTACGAAGCCTAGAAGAAATGAAACCTCTGTTCAAAGGCCGAGCATACCCTGGACATGGACCGGTCATTGAGAATGGACCAGCAAAGATTGCCGAGTACATCGCGCATCGAAAACAACGAGAAGATCAGGTCATTCAGACGTTGAAAACGGGACCTGGTGAAGTGGAAACTCAAGAATCTGCATTGTGGTCGGCATGGACAGCGACAGATCTGGTCGAGGTGATTTACAGAGATGTGCCCCAGAATCTGCACCCAGCAGCTCGTGGCGGTGTTTTGCAGATACTGGGAAAGCTGGAGAGCGAAGGTCGCGTAGCtcatgatggtgatgaaTGGAAGCTGCTGGCAGATGGCCGGGCTTCTCTATGA
- a CDS encoding uncharacterized protein (of unknown function-domain containing protein): protein MIYTKMISRASGALLLALLPVVIAHGGGESMDMDMGMGHDGNTTTQPPKDEDYPDTYFAHTEHTGVIYTHIALMVLSWVFILPIAVMFSLANSRFTLPAQFVFLATNALGVLIGVIYNAQTPDLYPNNAHHQIGWIVTWVVCAQVLVSAVGCIAGALKGKGKTSSNERHAFLPVATREADYSSHNGYHSDSPYRMSNDSGRGTEPNTPSLRSDSASTLNGMESPVNNPRKEYEDDDGDLEELSLASPEPQGTFARHASKIAASRVWKYLNLGRCIVDRIILPFGFIALATGVVTFGRFFEGGGIFNGLAHWIKGGVFFWLGIFTLGRWTGSFGELGWAWNVRPRKNSQKWRPSAEFVESFLIFFYGATNIFMEHLGGWGGDWTAQDMEHISITVLFIGGGLCGMLIESTRIRDLLNTTVDEVQPKSPYTVEEANESEAPDTYEFSLNPIPALVIMLLGLMMSSHTQHTMMSSMVHKQWGDLLLGASLARGLTYLIMYLKPPKSIFPSRPPTELLAAFGLIAGGIIFMASSTDTVDGMIHYKLDAMFMYTVTMGLVALLMAWVVIVLAIKGWAVGLERRRNSN from the exons ATGATCTATACAAAAATGATATCGCGCGCATCCGGCGCATTGCTTCTGGCGCTTTTACCTGTGGTAATTGCGCATGGTGGTGGTGAAAGTatggacatggacatggGAATGGGCCATGACGGCAACACAACGACACAACCGCCCAAAGACGAGGACTATCCCGATACATACTTTGCGCATACTGAACATACTGGAGTTATATACACACATATTGCATTAATGGTTCTTTCTTGGGTATTTATTCTACCAATTG CCGTCATGTTCTCACTGGCAAACTCTCGCTTTACACTACCGGCGCAATTTGTTTTCCTAGCTACAAATGCTCTTGGAGTCTTGATCGGCGTGATATATAATGCGCAGACCCCAGACTTGTATCCAAACAATGCGCACCACCAGATTGGCTGGATTGTGACCTGGGTCGTTTGCGCCCAGGTCCTTGTAAGTGCCGTGGGCTGTATCGCGGGAGCTCtcaagggcaaaggaaagACGTCGAGTAACGAGAGACATGCTTTTCTACCTGTCGCGACACGAGAGGCCGACTACTCTTCGCACAATGGCTACCACAGTGACAGCCCCTACCGAATGTCCAACGACAGTGGACGAGGAACCGAACCAAACACACCATCGCTTCGAAGCGACTCGGCATCCACTCTCAATGGCATGGAGTCGCCTGTCAACAACCCCAGGAAGGAGtacgaggacgatgatggtgacCTGGAGGAATTGTCACTAGCCTCTCCTGAACCTCAGGGAACCTTTGCTCGCCACGCCTCCAAGATCGCTGCGTCGCGAGTATGGAAGTATCTCAACCTCGGCCGTTGCATAGTCGATCGCATTATTCTTCCTTTCGGCTTCATTGCGCTTGCGACTGGTGTTGTCACCTTTGGCCGTTTCTTT GAGGGAGGCGGAATCTTCAATGGATTGGCGCATTGGATCAAGGGCGGTGTTTTCTTCTGGCTAGGTATCTTCACCCTCGGTCGCTGGACTGGCAGCTTTGGAGAGCTTGGCTGGGCATGGAATGTTCGACCAAGGAAGAACTCCCAGAAGTGGCGCCCCTCCGCTGAGTTCGtcgagagcttcttgatcttcttctatGGCGCTACCAATATCTTCATGGAGCACCTCGGCGGTTGGGGAGGAGATTGGACCGCCCAGGACATGGAGCACATCTCCATCACAGTTCTGTTCATTGGAGGAGGCTTG TGCGGTATGCTCATCGAGTCGACACGTATTCgcgatcttctcaacacaaCCGTGGACGAAGTTCAACCCAAGAGCCCTTACACGGTCGAAGAAGCAAACGAATCCGAAGCTCCCGACACATACGAGTTCTCGCTCAACCCCATACCAGCTCTGGTCATCATGCTGCTTGGACTCATGATGAGCTCCCATACACAGCATACCATGATGTCTAGCATGGTTCACAAGCAGTGGGGTGACCTCCTTCTAGGGGCTTCCCTTGCTCGAGGGTTGACCTACCTCATCATGTACCTGAAGCCACCCAAGTCCATTTTCCCATCACGACCCCCGACGGAACTCCTGGCTGCTTTTGGATTGATCGCTGGAggcatcatcttcatggcTAGT AGCACTGATACTGTCGACGGAATGATCCACTACAAACTCGACGCCATGTTCATGTACACTGTCACCATGGGCCTGGTCGCCCTCCTGATGGCTTGGGTCGTTATCGTCCTCGCCATCAAGGGATGGGCTGTCGGACTCGAACGACGCCGTAACTCGAACTAG
- a CDS encoding inheritance of peroxisomes protein 1-domain-containing protein produces MDDSGDDLAARGPRRVSTAPMPSRGSTEPETPDSDLVETLYSHPNVKIISFTATGRAYARSPGGPALSNVDPPSSLSWSSQLERTIAVGPFRIYRAPRSVAFLSCGSALQPILRKSQCWCIDEVNSRFVLQIRRPNYWRIELPVDDPEDQQRAEELREVLDKILQFEKTECPFKRTFTVDLPEQVPVTILPWTPRAQPITPSEEATPASSTDSRRSSFVGRASTPTPLIPRQPRDIPTSPIPTRPESAASNVVPSNISLYEEYGMNLDPLQPLGTGNAGTGPLEAVPERPGELGSSDMLESHDRSSVLSSSPTEDDSSVYQLHEGSGNRGGNMKARLRRRTGNFTTRSATMPPHMMPTLDKSAPSASTSREPLLRSVSETTRKPTGRTADTISSPQKKNKGDVKPSQSPQQKGNAQQPRLLRRDSEESFHSVESWHSSGAPQHPSPPTSQAESSLEANNDSYEADRLSAGKRNKSSHSRGSSPMPCAWESDSDDDSETSDESSSSDADSVRELKNDAFPKLDAGPSTAAMTAPQRPFVPRHRATTGSISVRRRALSPLPPAANLFTPASTMERRPYRSKLETVKNLPMAIIAKTYEMILGPPSSLIRLILKVAAKIASGQWRGLVYGYGEDGEEIPVQWDYSEGEFSDWSDDEHDQHDRSHKQGKREHRHSRHRSSGQDMTADDEMRRRPSSSDDSRSWGVD; encoded by the exons ATGGATGATTCGGGTGACGATTTGGCGGCTCGGGGGCCCAGACGAGTATCAACCGCCCCTATGCCTTCAAGAGGTTCCACGGAACCAGAAACACCCGACTCAGATCTTGTCGAAACACTCTACAGCCATCCAAATGTCAAGATAATATCCTTTACGGCCACCGGCCGAGCCTATGCGAGGAGTCCTGGAGGGCCCGCCTTGAGCAATGTTGATCCACCAAGTTCTTTATCATGGTCCTCACAGCTCGAGAGAACCATCGCTGTAG GACCCTTTCGCATATATCGAGCCCCAAGATCGGTAGCCTTTTTGAGCTGCGGTTCTGCACTACAACCAATTCTACGAAAAAGCCAGTGCTGGTGTATAGACGAGGTCAATAGTAGATTCGTCCTGCAAATACGGCGACCGAATTACTGGAGAATAGAACTTCCAGTCGATGACCCCGAAGATCAACAGCGAGCCGAAGAACTGAGAGAAGTGTTGGACAAGATTCTACAATTTGAAAAGACTGAATGCCCTTTCAAGCGCACCTTTACTGTCGATTTGCCAGAGCAGGTTCCCGTCACAATCCTGCCCTGGACGCCGCGCGCACAACCTATAACCCCTTCCGAGGAGGCAACACCAGCATCCTCTACGGACTCACGAAGGTCATCCTTTGTTGGGAGAGCTTCTACACCTACTCCATTAATTCCTAGACAGCCCAGAGATATACCAACGAGCCCGATACCAACCAGACCTGAAAGCGCGGCATCTAACGTGGTGCCTTCCAACATATCTCTTTATGAGGAGTATGGAATGAATCTCGACCCTCTGCAACCGTTAGGTACAGGGAATGCTGGCACGGGACCCTTGGAAGCTGTCCCAGAACGCCCAGGTGAACTAGGCTCTTCAGATATGCTCGAGTCTCATGATAGGTCATCTGTACTCTCTTCCAGTCCCACGGAAGATGATTCCTCCGTGTATCAACTCCACGAAGGCTCTGGAAATCGAGGTGGCAATATGAAGGCCAGGCTACGACGACGAACTGGGAACTTCACAACAAGATCTGCTACGATGCCACCACACATGATGCCAACACTGGATAAGTCTGCACCGTCGGCTTCCACGTCAAGGGAGCCTCTCTTAAGAAGTGTATCGGAAACAACAAGAAAGCCGACTGGCCGTACTGCAGATACCATCTCTTCtccccagaagaagaataaaggAGATGTGAAGCCCTCCCAGTCGCCGCAGCAAAAGGGCAATGCTCAACAACCGAGATTACTACGTAGAGATAGCGAGGAATCTTTCCATAGTGTTGAGTCATGGCATTCGTCTGGAGCTCCACAGCATCCTTCGcctccaacttctcaagcAGAATCTTCTCTGGAGGCAAATAATGACTCGTACGAGGCAGATAGACTGTCAGCGGGCAAAAGAAATAAATCATCACATAGCAGGGGTAGTTCTCCCATGCCATGCGCATGGGAGTCCGactctgatgatgatagcGAAACATCCGACGAAAGCTCATCGTCGGATGCGGATTCAGTGAGAGAGCTCAAAAACGATGCCTTCCCCAAACTTGACGCCGGCCCGTCGACAGCAGCTATGACTGCACCGCAGCGGCCATTCGTTCCACGCCATAGAGCGACGACTGGCAGTATTTCTGTAAGGCGACGCGCCCTGTCACCTCTGCCACCAGCAGCCAACCTCTTCACACCTGCTTCAACCATGGAACGGAGACCATACAGGAGTAAGTTGGAGACGGTTAAGAACCTTCCAATGGCTATCATTGCGAAGACTTACGAGATGATCTTGGGTCCTCCCAGCTCTCTCATCCGCCTAATCCTCAAGGTGGCAGCTAAGATTGCTTCTGGACAATGGCGAGGTCTCGTATATGGGTATGGTGAGGATGGCGAAGAAATACCAGTGCAGTGGGACTACTCTGAGGGAGAATTCAGCGACTGGAGTGATGATGAACACGATCAACACGATCGCAGTCATAAACAAGGGAAGCGAGAGCATCGGCATAGCAGACACCGCAGCAGTGGCCAAGATATGACAGCAGACGATGAGATGCGCAGGCggccctcatcctcagacGATAGCCGAAGCTGGGGCGTTGATTGA
- a CDS encoding P-loop containing nucleoside triphosphate hydrolase protein — MGAASPLVATPLAGKDKTLGKRMPTPSSIDRLHKPFKCPGVAERSTAVDRPSRKRRKVDYGGADGEADNDKPYSNDDRLALATRDINRFPVFQAKDKGLVFRKAFSVPLKNKDSAAYNPNRAPPTLGLRQGAVFIAKPLHDPSGEFAIVLHDPTVDDKPRDVPKAIEPAKTETADGKLDAPLVHKSLAEILGIKKKVDGEHPRVPVVIDPKLAKILRPHQVEGVKFMYRCVTGLIDEKANGCIMADEMGLGKTLQCISLMWTLLKQSPDAGKPTIQKAIVVCPASLVKNWANELVKWLGPNAINPFAIDGKASKEELTRQLRQWAIASGRAVTRPVIIVSYETLRLNVEELKHTKIGLLFCDEGHRLKNSDSNTFNALNSLNVSRRVILTGTPIQNDLTEYFSLTSFANPDLLGTRLEFRKRYEIPILRGRDADASEEDRKKGDECTAALLNVVNKFLIRRTNDILSKYLPVKYEHVVFCNLAPFQFDLYNYFIKSPDIQALLRGKGSQPLKAINILKKLCNHPDLLNMADDLPGSEQCFPDDYVPKESRGRDREIKSWYSGKMAVLDRMLARIRQDTNDKIVLISNYTSTLDLFERMCRSRQYGCLRLDGTMNVNKRQKLVDRFNDPEGDEFVFLLSSKAGGCGINLIGANRLVLFDPDWNPAADQQALARVWRDGQKKDCFVYRFIATGTIEEKIFQRQSHKQSLSSCVVDSAEDVERHFSLDSLRELFQYRPDTKSDTHETFKCKRCKPDGKQYIKAPAMLYGDTSTWNHFVNEGLKPIQDLLLRQECGESEVSAVFQYISH, encoded by the exons ATGGGAGCAGC GTCCCCTCTCGTCGCGACGCCACTTGCTGGCAAGGACAAAACTCTAGGCAAGCGGATGCCAACGCCCTCTTCAATTGACCGTCTTCACAAACCATTCAAATGCCCTGGTGTCGCTGAAAGAAGTACGGCTGTTGATCGACCGTCCCGCAAGCGAAGAAAGGTTGATTATGGTGGTGCCGACGGCGAAGCAGATAATGATAAACCATACTCCAACGATGACAGGCTTGCGCTTGCCACTCGAGATATCAACCGTTTCCCCGTTTTCCAGGCCAAAGATAAAGGTCTTGTTTTCCGCAAGGCCTTTTCTGTGCcattgaagaacaaggacagcGCTGCATACAATCCCAATCGTGCCCCTCCTACTCTGGGTCTACGGCAAGGTGCAGTCTTCATTGCGAAGCCTCTACATGACCCCAGTGGCGAATTCGCAATTGTTCTTCATGACCCGACTGTCGACGACAAACCAAGAGATGTCCCCAAGGCAATTGAGCCCGCCAAGACAGAGACTGCTGATGGGAAACTTGACGCTCCACTTGTACATAAGAGTCTTGCTGAGATTCTCGgaatcaagaagaaggtggaTGGCGAACACCCTCGCGTTCCAGTCGTAATTGACCCGAAGCTGGCCAAGATCCTTCGTCCCCATCAGGTCGAAGGTGTCAAATTTATGTATCGATGTGTTACTGGCctgattgatgagaaggccAATGGCTGCATTATGGCCGACGAAATGGGTCTGGGAAAGACTCTTCAGTGCATCTCTCTGATGTGGACACTACTCAAGCAATCCCCTGATGCTGGAAAGCCGACAATTCAGAAAGCAATCGTTGTCTGTCCTGCCAGTTTGGTCAAGAATTGGGCCAACGAGTTGGTGAAGTGGCTTGGTCCTAATGCCATCAACCCATTCGCCATCGATGGAAAGGCGTCTAAAGAAGAACTGACGCGTCAGCTTCGACAATGGGCAATTGCTAGCGGTCGGGCCGTCACCAGGCCAGTCATCATTGTTTCCTACGAAACTCTGCGATTGAACGTGGAGGAACTGAAGCACACAAAGATCGGCCTGCTTTTCTGTGATGAGGGCCATCGTCTCAAGAATAGCGACAGCAATACCTTCAATGCTCTCAACAGTCTCAATGTTTCGCGGCGTGTCATTCTTACAGGCACACCCATCCAGAATGATCTCACGGAGTATTTCTCGCTCACAAGTTTTGCAAACCCCGATCTGCTCGGCACACGGCTGGAGTTTCGCAAACGCTACGAAATCCCAATTCTACGAGGCCGAGATGCTGATGCGTCAGAGGAAGATCGAAAGAAGGGCGATGAGTGCACTGCGGCATTGCTCAATGTTGTCAACAAGTTCCTGATTCGCCGTACTAACGACATCCTTTCCAAGTACTTACCTGTCAAGTACGAGCACGTTGTGTTCTGTAATCTTGCACCCTTCCAGTTTGACCTCTACAACTACTTCATCAAGAGTCCTGACATTCAGGCTCTCCTGAGAGGCAAGGGAAGTCAACCTTTGAAAGCCAtcaacattctcaagaagctctgtAACCATCCTGATCTTTTGAACATGGCGGATGATCTGCCGGGCTCAGAGCAGTGCTTCCCAGACGACTATGTACCCAAGGAATCCCGTGGTCGAGATCGCGAGATCAAGTCCTGGTATTCAGGCAAAATGGCAGTGTTGGATCGCATGCTGGCTCGCATCCGCCAAGACACAAACGACAAGATTGTGTTGATTAGCAACTATACTTCGACACTGGATCTTTTTGAACGAATGTGCCGCTCTCGTCAGTATGGATGTTTGCGACTCGATGGAACCATGAACGTCAACAAGCGTCAGAAGCTTGTCGATCGATTCAACGACCCTGAAGGTGACGAATTCGTCTTCCTACTGAGCAGCAAGGCTGGTGGATGTGGTATCAACCTTATCGGCGCGAACCGCCTAGTGCTATTCGACCCCGATTGGAACCCGGCTGCTGACCAACAGGCGCTTGCTCGAGTGTGGCGCGATGGACAAAAGAAAGACTGTTTCGTGTACCGCTTCATCGCAACGGGCACTATCGAGGAGAAGATCTTCCAGCGCCAGTCTCACAAACAAAGTTTGTCTTCTTGCGTTGTGGACTCGGCGGAAGATGTTGAACGGCATTTCTCGCTCGACAGTCTCCGTGAGCTTTTCCAGTACCGGCCAGATACCAAGAGTGACACTCATGAGACGTTCAAGTGCAAGCGGTGTAAGCCTGATGGCAAGCAGTATATCAAGGCGCCGGCCATGCTGTATGGTGATACCAGCACATGGAATCATTTTGTCAACGAGGGACTGAAACCCATCCAGGACTTGCTCTTGAGGCAAGAATGTGGAGAGTCCGAGGTTTCTGCCGTGTTCCAGTACATTTCTCACTAA